The Lates calcarifer isolate ASB-BC8 unplaced genomic scaffold, TLL_Latcal_v3 _unitig_1245_quiver_1679, whole genome shotgun sequence genome window below encodes:
- the LOC108887611 gene encoding histone deacetylase complex subunit SAP18, whose translation MALESRITQEEIKKEPEKPIDREKTCPLLLRVFTTNSGRHHRVDEFARGNVPSSELQIYTWMDATLKELTSLVKEVYPEARKKGTHFSFAIVYPDPRGKAYRLKDIGSTVSGRKGTDDSMTLQSQRFQIGDYLDIAITPPNRAPPLSTRMRPF comes from the exons ATGGCTCTTGAGTCGCGGATCACGCAGGAGGAAATCAAGAAGGAGCCAGAGAAGCCCATTGATCGAGAAAAG ACCTGCCCTCTTCTGCTGCGAGTATTCACCACCAACAGCGGCCGACATCACAGAGTAGATGAGTTTGCTCGTGGCAATGTCCCCTCCAGTGAACTGCAGATATACACATG GATGGATGCTACTCTGAAAGAACTGACCAGCCTGGTGAAGGAAGTGTATCCAGAGGCCAGGAAAAAGGGAACACACTTTAGCTTCGCCATAGTCTACCCTGACCCCAGGGGGAAAGCATACAG GCTGAAAGACATTGGCAGTACTGTGTCCGGCAGGAAGGGTACAGATGACTCCATGACGTTGCAGTCTCAGCGCTTCCAGATCGGAGACTATCTGGACATAGCTATCACGCCACCTAACAGGGCGCCACCCCTCAGCACACGCATGAGACCATtctaa
- the LOC108887609 gene encoding RNA transcription, translation and transport factor protein, whose amino-acid sequence MFRRKLTALDYHNPDGFDCKDETQFRNCIVWLEDQKIRHYKIEDRGNLRNIPSSDWPKAYQKYLQDVNCPFGVQERQEAVDWLLGLAVRYEYGDNVEKYKNCQPLAASGNSDKTADPLVNLDSNSPDFKAGVMALANILKIQRHDDYLVMLKAIRILIQERLSPDAISKASQNREGVPVALDKHILGFDTGDATLNEAAQILRLLHIEELRELQTKINEAIVAVQAIIADPKTDHRLGKVGR is encoded by the exons ATGTTTCGGAGAAAACTGACAGCTCTAGATTATCACAATCCCGATGGATTTGACTGCAAAG ATGAGACCCAGTTTAGGAACTGCATTGTGTGGCTGGAGGACCAGAAGATTCGACACTACAAGATCGAGGACAGAGGCAACCTGAGGAACATCCCCAGCTCAGACTGGCCCAAAGCCTACCAGAAG TACCTGCAGGATGTCAACTGTCCATTTGGAGTTCAGGAGAGGCAGGAGGCTGTAGACTGGTTACTGGGTCTGGCTGTACGCTATGAATATGGAGACAATG TGGAGAAGTATAAGAACTGCCAGCCACTGGCAGCCTCCGGTAACAGTGACAAAACAGCTGACCCTCTGGTCAACCTCGACA gtaaTTCACCAGATTTCAAAGCAGGAGTGATGGCTCTGGCCAACATCCTCAAAATACAACGCCATGACGACTACCTGGTCATGCTAAAG GCCATTCGTATTCTGATCCAAGAGAGACTTTCTCCAGACGCCATCTCTAAAGCCAGCCAAAACAGAGAG GGAGTTCCAGTAGCTTTAGACAAACACATCTTGGGTTTCGACACTGGAG ATGCGACTCTGAATGAAGCGGCTCAGATCCTGCGCCTGCTGCACATCGAGGAGCTGAGGGAGCTCCAGACCAAGATCAACGAGGCCATCGTAGCTGTTCAGGCCATCATCGCTGACCCCAAGACAGACCACAGGCTGGGCAAGGTCGGCAGATGA